In Cryptomeria japonica chromosome 1, Sugi_1.0, whole genome shotgun sequence, the sequence ctgaataacttttccatatcctataacggtttgtgttcttcattgattagataagtgtccatatcttccacaaacataacatttcacattcattctgcagttttctgaattatgaccaactttgttgcatttcgaacattgaccagtgggtgcattaatgttctgattatttctaaatctacattgattttctttatgaccatatttgttgcaattgaaacatttgccattaaacttgtaatcattaggttgtcttattggtttactgtgatcatgattgtttgcagtaccggaactttctccaacttcaaatccaagtccattagtatctccatttggtttctgacttttcaacatatcatcaagttcttctgaaattttcttgaatttctctttgtgttgatttgcagtagccaactcattttccataattcccttttgtctcataggtttagttttatcatgttgcatgtgaatcagatctatcttcaacatatcattttcatgactgagtcttagattttcatttccagcatcattgagtctcctagtcaagtcatcttcattcgtctttctatcttcaatgtctttacaaaacctcatagtcatatcttgcatttcattcttcatagtactgttttcttgtctcaacttgttcacaagttcattaagagtttcattttcatcattatcattttgcattttctcatgaagttcttttcgtTTATAACCAAGgaaaccccttggttatatagccaaggaGACATGGGATTAGACAAGATCATGACATGCACATTAATCCTAGATGACatgaaagaaaaaatattaaatgacctaggaTAGAAGAAGTAAATGAAAAAATGTAAGATAACATCTTATGACAATTAAAACTTCTAGAAAGACTactaggacctaagtaaacttaacatgtgaataggacctactaggtgaactagttaggtaaaacatcttatttacaccaacaagcccCTATGTGAAACTTAGGGAAAATGACACAAATTCAAATGATCCAAAGATGATGATCAGCCCTAAGTActagaccatgttaggtacccatgtacaaatgcaaactcACACAAACAAAgagaaggagaaaacctagtgggaaaaaactcctccccACAAATATTAAAAAACAATAATCTTAATGATGAATgggaaggacaaaaccccatgcaaggaaaaagtttatattttaattattgctTATATTTTAGTTTTACTAAAAGTAAATCATTAATGTCAAAGTGTAAGGTTAATTGTCTTGTtaacaaaaaatattaatatttatttaaaatttgagaaTATATGATGCATTAGTGAATAGAGTCAAACCATATATGTCACTTTCTAGTGATCCAAGTTATAAAGTTGGATCGACCTGTTGGtcatttcctttagaaaagtgTGACATAACTTTAAATTTTCATTCAAAGGATCTATGCAAAATCAATATTTTTGACCATATAGATTGCAAATTTCAATTCTTGTGGACCTCAAATGTCATCTTTACAAACAATTTGACTCAAACAACCTAGATTGTGGACGTTAAATTCAACAATGGGGAGAGCTCCACTGTGTATATATGTGGAATGTAAGTTGTGCATGCCTTTAAAAATATAAATGTGTGTGAGTGAatttgtgtgcatgtgtgtgtgtgtgtgtgtgtgtgtgtgtgtgtgtgtgtgtgtgtgtgtgtgtgtgtgtgtgtgtgtgtgtgtgtgtgtgtgtgtgtgtgagtgagagagagagagagagagagagagagagagagagagagagagagagagagagagagagagaaagggggggGGGGTGCAAGGGAAAGAATATTCTTACAGGAATTTTGATAGTTTATTAAAACTTGGTTGCATTTTACCACAATAGTACTTAAATGCAATCATATAAGTTTAATTGAGTTTAGGTTTTGCTTCTCATCCTCACATTGCATAGGGATGATAAATTACCTAATTTCATTTTCTCATTAAAGTTTCATCAAGGAGAAAGTCATCTTCTACCACATCCATTGAATCATAACAAATAGATAGATATAACCTCATTGTCTCCCATATTGATGAGATAAGACAATCCATCATTTTCACCTCCTAATATGCCAACACAAATATGCTCTCATTTCTCATTTCTTTATTCACTTCCTTCATAGTGCCTTCCTCCACCTTAGGATGGGAAGAAAGAAGCCAATAGAAATCATCATATAGGATCTACTCACTAATTCTAAACTCATCACAGTATCTTGTAAAGATTTTTCGTTAAGATCGTCTTTAATTTTTAGTTGAAATCTTGAGATTAGACCTAATTTGTGTTAGGATAACACATCTATTTTTTTAAATTGACTAAGAGCATCCAAGATAAATGTCAAAAATAAAAATGAGAAATGAATGAACGAACATTTTAATAACATCCACCAGATCAAACAACCTAAAAGAAAATGCAtttgaaaaagagagaaaagaggaAAACATGATTACAGGACCGTTAAAAACTAATAAATGTGTCGCCACTTAAAACAGGGACCCACCCAAGGGCGGTGCGCCTTCATTTAATGCATCTCCAACTTCAAGTATTTCAGTGCAGGGAGTAGCAGGGCTCATTTACTTGTTAAAAGAATACCCGATCTTTCTTCGTCACAGCATTTGGGAGATAATGGGGATCCACCGACAATTCGGGGAATTTGCAGTGGCCGTCACAATCCTCATCTGTGCTCTGCAAGCGACTGAGGGGGCAGCCAAGTTGAAAGGAAGAAAGGAGAAAGTAAGCAATCTGGAATTCTATTTCCATGACAGAGTTTCAGGAAAGAGCGTGACTGCCGTGGAGGTGGCGTCTGCTCCATCCACCAAAACTTCGGCCACTTCATTTGGATCACTATTTGTGATGGACGATCCCATCACCGAAGGGCCTGAGCCCACTTCCAAATTGGTGGGCAGAGCTCAGGGATTGTACGCCTCCGCAGGCCAAGAGGAAGTTCACCTGTTAATGGCGGTCACCTATGTTTTTCAGGACGGAGAATTCAACGGCAGTACGATCGCCATGGTGGGTAACAATGCTGTGTTTAGCGAGGTTAGAGAGATGGCGATTGTGGGAGGAAGCGGAAAATTCAGGCTGGCTCGAGGATTTTGTCTTGCCCACACTCATTCCTTCGATATTAAATCTCGCAATGCAGTCGTCCATTACAATGTTACTGTACATCATCACTAGTATTAAGTTATCCTGAGTAATGCATTCTCCAAAGTGCTGTATGGGTACATTTGGATATCACTAGAAGTTGCATATTAGATACTGGGTATGTTGATAAGGTTTATAAGGTATATAAGATTGATTAATTGATTATATTTGAAATATATGAATAAAAGTAAGTTATAAATTTTGTAGGAAAGTAGTCATTTTAAATTTGATGTACAAAAGTTCATATTGATCTGGTGTCATGGTTAAGATGTGGTGCTGTTGTTCTTGTTGTCAAGATCCAAATGCTATTGGAGTATTATTTATTGAATGTTTATATTAGAGATGGCATTCTTTTTTTCTGAACTCACTGATTCAtagctttgggtcaaaagtgtttaAAGCTTTAAAAAAAGTGATGTagaaaaatttatataaattatataatgatttaattatatatttttgcatATAGTGAGGAGTGTCAATTTCATATAAAGGAAAGGTTTTAGATATTTACTACTAGTATGGCACATATAAAGGAAAAGTTTTAGATATTTACTACTAGTATGGCACATAGATGATCCTCTTCTTTTCTATTAAGGATCGTGTATTGAATATCCTGCATGAATGTATATTGTTGTTATCTAAAGGTAAAGGATATACAAAGATCAAGGAAAGGTTTTAGATATTTACTACTAGTATGGCACATATAAAGGAAAAGTTTTAGATATTTACTACTAGTATGGCACATAGATGATCCTCTTCTTTTCTATTAAGGATCGTGTATTGAATATCCTGCATGAATGTATATTGTTGTTATCTAAAGGTAAAGGATATACAAAGATCAATGTGACATCATACTTGTGACACTATTGTGAATGTGAGATATTGACAAAATCTATGTTTATCATGCCAATTGTTGTTTTCTAAGTATTGGACTTTAAGATTTGTGGATTGTAAATGCTCACACAATTTTAATGGAAATACAATGTACAATGCAAGTCATCATGGATGTAACACAAAATCAATCTTTTCTTTCTATTcaagatgttttcttttatttcttcgtgTATAGTTTTATGGTTTTAAGAAAGTGACTTCATTTTAATAGTCTTATGTATAAGTGTGGTCGCGTGAATTTGGAAGGATCAATATGATTCATTAATTTTTTGGGGATTGTATATAAGATAGAGAACCTATACAAAATCCCTGATAATATGACATCTATTATATCCTTTGATAGTCATATGATTATATTTagatatttttgtaaaaaaaaaaattaaaattttttaaggaaatatatcacataaaagaaaaaatttcacACAAACTAATAAAATTCAACTTAGTATCTACTATACATATAGTCTTGTGCTCCATATAAATGTGATGTTAGGCACCTAGACAAGTCAAAGTTATGGGTTTAAATGTGCATACTACCTCTACATTTTCCTCACCTTTTTATCAAGAATGTATCCTTGTGACGATTACTTCTTGTTCTGGGTAGAATTGAAAGTGCATTTCCTCCTTTTTTTCCTTTATCTTGGCATCTAGAGCACAAATAATACCAATACTCAATTCTCCCCTAGCCTCCTCCACTTTATTTATCAAAACCTATATAGTTTATGTGCATGCCATTCCAACCCCAATTCATCTTCTTATTCACTACTTCAAACAAATTATGGTTCTTCACTTGTAAATAGATTAAGAAAAGAAATTTAAATGTGGGGAAAGCGTAGGAGATAATTATGTGCATGTTCATTTAACCATATCTAAGTAGGGCGAGATTAAGCATTTTCTTGTTATTTATTGTAAATGTTAATATTGGAGAGCACTCAGGCCTGTTAATGGGCTACTGAGGGCTAATCTTCAGAGTAAGGGCAATCCTACCCCGGAGTGGACTCCACTTGAGAAGGGCTagattaagattaattttgatggagcatcgaGGGGCAATCCAGGGCCCTTGGGTGTTGGGGTGATTGCTCGTGATAATCAAGGAAACATTTTGGCCATTGCGGCCAAGCGATTGGTGGATGGATCGAACAATGTTGCCAAATGTCAAGCTGCAGTGGAAGCTATCCTTATTGCTGGGAAGTTGGGAGTCAAGAAACTtcatttagaaggtgattctcaggtAGTGGTGAATGGGATTGCACGAGGGTGATTGGAAGCGTGGTTTCTAGATAAGCAGGTGCGTAGGATGCAATTGTTGCTAAAcaattttgaagattttaaaattaCCCATGTCCTGAGGGAGGCTAATTTGGAAGCTGACAAACTTTCTAATGTGGGAGCAAATGGTTCCTTGGAAAATTTGTTTAGCATGTTTGAGGACTTTAGAGATTGTAGTCTTCTTGAGTAAGATTCGAGTTGATGGCTTTGGAAAAGTGAACCCAAGTTCAAATTGTTGTGACCACTCACAACCTTAGCACTATGGGAATTCAAGTCCCTCGTGGTGTGTGTCCTTCAATCTTGTTCCAAGTGGCCTTGAAGTGTTGGTTGATGATGGAGGTGTGCGGAGGGAGTGTCTAGCGATGATGTTGGGATTAATGTGAAGCATGTGAAGCTTTCATGACAAGAGATGGAGGCGGCCTTTAAGTCCCTTGTGTGTTGATTCCTGGCATTTTGTGGGAAAGCTTGGTTTTTGAAGGAGTGCTCAGGGTTGTTTTATGTGTAGCGGAGAGATAGAATGGAGGCGAATTTTTCGGTGGAGTCGGACAGACAATTGCTTGCTTTTCGAGGGCCGATTTCGAACATCAGGCTTTCGAACGTTTTCAAAGTGGACGGAGATGTCTTCTGGAGGGAAATTAGGCTTCTGTTGGGAGAGGAATTTCTTTCTCAGGACTGGCGACCCAGAACAAATCTTGACATCTCGTCTATGTTTACTGCTTTGGCCTTGTAGGTGGGGAAGTCGAAGGAGGAAGTGCAGCGGATCTCTTCACTGGTTTTATGACCCAAATGGTCAGGAGGCTTGCAGGATGTGGTGGCCCGTTCTGACATTGGTGTGGGGTTGAGGATGGTGGAGGGCCCAAGTAGGAGGATTGGTGTGGATGTTGGGGAGTTGCAGCCTTTTGTAGTTTGGTCTTCTTCTCGGCCAGTCGCGTCGCAGGTGGAGGATGCAAGAAATGGTTGGGCGAAGATTGTGAACTTTGTTCGCCAGTTGGGGCCGACTAAGCGTTTCAACATCCGCGGGAAGGTGACTCCCATCTGGTCTGAGGCCCCCCTGGACGAGAATGGGAGGCCTCTGGTTTGGCATCAGCTCCCAAAGAAGCTAAAGAAGGTGGTGGAGTGTGGGTCGTTGTGTGGAGGAAGGCCTGGAACGATGCCAGGTGGTGGGAGTGAGCAGCAGGTGGCTAGTTCCAGTAGGGGTCTTCCCAATTTCTCAAGAGAGGAAGCTTTGGGATGGTTTCGTAGTTAGGCTGGGCTAGCTGGGGTTAGTGGTGTGGTCCTTTTTGTATTCGTAAGCGACCCTTTTTGAGACTATGGGTCTTAGTAGGTTGATGCTTGGGTTTTTTGTAGTAGGGGCGTGACCCCTTGGTTTTGCAAATTGTCTTTCTGCCCCTCAATTGTAATACTTCTCTTTCAAAGCAATATATTACTAtatgttatcgatcaaaaaaaaaaaaaattggagagcactatttatattttatttatttatttaggattttaaaaaaaaatgagaaaaagtaaATAGAGACACACCTCTATGTGTAGATAAAAAGGAATTATGATTAATAGATTTAATATTTATAACAATTCCCCATAAATTTTATTTAATCACAAAAAATAACAAGATGGAGTTGTGGCCTATAATAAAGAGACTTATTAGCTATCTATGTATGGATTAAGAACATTCAACGCCAACTTCTTCTCAAAATTATACAAATTTATCTCTACTCAAAGGCTTGGTGAAGACATCGACAAGCTACTCATTGTTCGGTGTATAAGCTAGCTCAATTTATTTATTAAAGAAATCCTAACGAATAAAATAATGATGCACTTAAATATATTTTGTGTGAGCATAGAACACTATATTCTTGGATATATtcaacacaaatttattatcacaaGATCAAGTTACTAGTGTTGAACATCTTCAAGATGTTTCTTTTAACCATATAGCTTTATAGGTTGCTACAATAATTTTCTTGTATGATATACTTATATGGATAACAATATTACCTAATGTTGATACTTACAGTTCCATGAAACAATGATAGGTCCAAGATTTAAGTAGTAAACAAAATATATTCTAGATTCTTTGTAACTTGCCTTATCTAAATATAGAAAACCaacaagttttattttttaattctttgaatattttaatctAATTTGATATGTTACTTGAAGATATCTTAGAATATCCTTCAAAACTAACCAATAAATCTCTCTACTTTGGATTAGTTAAGTATTAAGATGGAATTCCAACAACATAATATATGTCTAAACTAGTAGTAACCAAGTCAATCAAATTTCCTACAAAGAACCCctatcaatattttattgattactTTATCTAGGTCTTTCATCAACTTAATTCTTATCTCCATTGGTATCAAGAAAAAAAAATATCCTTGCATTCTAAACCATGCGATAATTTCTTTGATGTATTTCATTTGAGAGAGAACTATTTTATAAGTGCTTTCTATATTTCCACTCTAATAAAGTAATGAAGCAACCCAAAATTAGAAATAATTGAAAAATAGTGTTTGTATATTCTTTCACTTTATTGATTAGTTATTTGTCATTCTCAACGTTGTTCTTATGGGAAACAATGTTTATTGTAAGACTATTAGGATTGAGAGTATTAAGATTTAAATGTTTAATGGTGTTGTAAAGACATTAATAGAGGTAAGACATGTACTAGAACTCCAAAAATAAAGGATTTTTGCATTCTAGAGGTTATAAAATAGCATGTCAAGGTGGAGTACTAAAAGTCTCCAAGGGTATTTTGGTGGTCATGAAGGCTACAAAGATTGGGCGCCTTTATAAGCCAAAATGGAATACTAAAATAAGTGAAACAATGGTAGTATCTAAGAAAGAAAATGAATCTACTCATTTGTGGCATAAACAATTGCATCATATAAGTGAGAAAGGGGTAAAGGTATTGGTAAAACATAAGTTACTTCTAGATTTAAAAGCTTTGAAGATGATGTGTTTAGTGTATCTAATTAGTAAGAGTTTTAGTTTAAAAGAGTAGTGATAGGTCAATCAAGTGTTAAAGGTTCAATTGGCTAGgatgtttgatatgaaggattAAAGTGTAGTAAAACAAATTTTGGGAGTAGAATTATATAGAGACAAATAACATGATAAGATTTGGTTATTGTAGCAAAAATATGTGAATATTCTCATAAGATTCAGTATGAAGAATTTAAAACTGTTAGAGTATCAGATTTTATCTTGTtcgttctaatgcttccttggttcaattgatcaactcttcaggctttggtgtttcatgtcatctgtatcttcgagttcagttgcttgtctttgtttgccatctgattcgagtagtgtcatttgagggcactcatgcagattacagtcttctctacctggtcatgttctattttagtggaggttcttcagatcagcagctactcttcgacaatgtttgcagctatttcatgcttcagtggtgttcttcattctcttctttttgttcctatcttctggaacactcttgtttggaggcttcttagtccttcacttgagctttcatctcttcttggagaggagttttgttcccatggggttttctcctttttctctactttacagagattttattgtacttgggtacctcatcaggacaagttgtcgggacccattgttgtttccctgcattttttacatgtttttttagtccttagttgttttttagctactccctaagttcatcttaagggggggtgttagagtagtCTTTTATTAACtaataactatttatttaattattagtctattatactctatgcttaagctaaacttaggaatcttataattctttagggttttcacctttagggtttcgagtatccttttataaggattctctctttgtattttcataacaactataattattaaattaaattcttgttgcacaatcaatatgactcctcttttttggatctttgaattttggcctccatagcttttttgcttctctctttctgtgacaagtttgcatgcaagtgatctttgggagctgtagagttgatttttcctcaactccaatagaaaCTATTAAATATCTCTTTACTTTcccattttgatttttctttaagtTTATGTCCTAGTAATAAAAAAGAAAAGGATTATATGCCTAACATACTATATGTTAATATAGTAAGAATTTTAATGTATGTGATGGTGTGTACAACAAGAGATGTTTCACATGCAATTGGTTGTGTCAGTAGATACATAAAAAATCTAGGTACTCCTCTTAGGTGGATGATGACTCCTCCCGAGATGAGGTAGTGCCTCTCATTGTTGTTGAAGCTCCTATTGAACCCCTCGGTGATGCTGACTTGGCCTCCTCTGGCCCTATGACTGCTGCTCCTATTATGCATCATCGATCCACTCCTATCAAATATGCTCCTGATGTTGTTTTGTTGCAGCAACATGCTGATGTTTTACTACAGCAACATGTTGCCattttgttgttgatgctgacTATAACTCTACGGGGCCCTGTCCGCCCAATCCTTCTTTTGATGGACTTAATGGTAGTATTGCCTGGACCGTGGTTCGTCGCAGGTGGAAGGGAAAACATTCCCCTCTCCCCCAAATTTTCCTTGGCTCGGATGATTCTCCCCATCTTTGAGCTAGGTTttgggttgttgcaggtttgataggTTTTTTCACCTATCACCCATGTTTTGTTGTTTCTTTTATTGCCTTTGGGCTATAATTTTTAAGGGTCCGCACCCTTGTTTGTTGTTTTTGTAATGTTGATAGTCTTGGTTACATTAAGGGTCGGTGCCCTAGTTAACGCTGCTTTaataatcaaaaacaatgaaatgggTGTTTCGGTACCTAAGAATTATAAGTGATTATTGATTCGCCTAGGATAA encodes:
- the LOC131060293 gene encoding dirigent protein 23-like; translation: MGIHRQFGEFAVAVTILICALQATEGAAKLKGRKEKVSNLEFYFHDRVSGKSVTAVEVASAPSTKTSATSFGSLFVMDDPITEGPEPTSKLVGRAQGLYASAGQEEVHLLMAVTYVFQDGEFNGSTIAMVGNNAVFSEVREMAIVGGSGKFRLARGFCLAHTHSFDIKSRNAVVHYNVTVHHH